The Larimichthys crocea isolate SSNF unplaced genomic scaffold, L_crocea_2.0 scaffold33, whole genome shotgun sequence sequence TGTTCAGTTTCTGTTGATCTTTAATTGTTTCTGCTTCAATCCACAGAGCGCTGTACTACTCCAACTATCTGTcttacaggtaacacacacacacacataggtgattagggctgccacaaacgattattttgatagtcgactaatcaccgattattttgtcgattagtcgactaattgGATgatacgtaaattgactgtcccggagaGGGGCGGGTGgacgggcgctgtaaagctcgcggacggagccgtgaTCCACCTTGGCCCCAgagccgccgcggaggaaatgcgcccggctagaggtcccacgaggggatcctcccgcaccgtgcggccgtccctgacccgccaaGTTGAAttccccgggcagactgcgcggaagttgcggaaaaatcacggtgattggttaaaattgccctgaattcacggggattcactgaagttgcgttgaagttgcaaatcgcaacatcgtgaattcctggaggctctgtgttatggtatcatttacggtacagtcaggcctgacactgattaccactactgcacgtgtgtgtgtgtgtgtgtgtgtgtgtgtgtgtgtgtgtgtgtgtgacagaaagacagctgcagtttcgagagaaaagcaaagttaaaaaaaacaacaacaaaaaacgaTGTCTACCACcaaattagttgtcgacgattttgttcgtcgacataatcgtgactaatcgactaatcgtggcagccctacgAGGTGATGATGATAACTAGTGAttgtctgtgagtgtgaatggttgtttgtgtgtggactCTGAGCTGATCATTGTAGAGGATGAGGAAATCTGCCTTTTTCTGGTCTCTCAGCTGTGTTGTTCTTCTGGAGAACAGGAAGTCCTTCAGGTGATCCAGGTGTGCTCTGACATCATCAGAGACAAACtaacgtgtgtatgtgtgtttcacagCTTTGTGTCTGTTGAGCAGGAGGAGCTAACAGCTGAAAGCAGGTTAGTAACACTGCTCTGGGTGTAGACTAAAAGGCTTATCTGCTCAGTAACTATGGTACAGTCCTGGTctgattgtgtgttttgcagacGTGTTGAAGTCCACGTTCAGAGTCATGAGCTCCACATGGTGGCTCCTGACCAGTAAGTATCTTCTCTGTCATATTATTGGACGTTCAGTATGTCGCTCTGAGTCATGATGAAGggctgttagcatgttagcatcatgGTGATTATCATTTCCATCAGGACAAATTTAGAACAGAACCATCAGGATGTTTGTTCAGGCTAACACGATAAAAcgggcctgtttttttttctttcagtctgaaGTACGACCAGCCCAGCATCGTGAGCGGGTGAGTATCTCTCACTGTTGTTACTcgtgttgctgtttgtgttgttgttattcatgttactgttgtttgtgttgttgttagttgtgttgttgtttgtgttgttgttactcGTGTTGCTGTTACgcatgttgctgtttgtgttgttgttcctcgtgttgtttgtgttgttcctcgtgttgtttgtgttgttgttactcgtgttgtttttgtttgtgttgttgttactcATGTTGCTGTTACGcgtgttgctgtttgtgttattcGTGTTcgtgttactgttgtttgtgttgttgttagttgtgttgttgtttgtgttgttgttactcGTGTTGCTGTTACgcatgttgctgtttgtgttgttgttcctcgtgttgttgtttgtgttgttcctcgtgttgtttgtgttgttgttactcgtgttgtttttgtttgtgttgttgttactcATGTTGCTGTTACGcgtgttgctgtttgtgttattcatgttactgttgtttgtgttgttgttagttgtgttgtttgtgttgttactCATGTTGCTGCTACGcgtgttgctgtttgtgttgttgttactcgtgttgttgtttgtgttgttcctcgtgttgtttttgtttgtgttttttgtggtggtgttggtgtcgtgtggtgtttatttattttttgtagtttttgttaaTGGTGTCCTCTTGTCTTTAATCCTAGTCGTAATGACGTGGTGACAGTGACGCCCTGGTTGGCTCCGGTCGTCTGGGAGGGAACCTTTAACCCGGTTCTACTTGACAGCATCTACAAACTACAGAACATCACAGTCGCAGCTACGGTGTTTGCTGTTGGAAAGTAAGTATGAAGTTATAATGCTGTGTTGCATACCACTCTAAACACATTTCAGTTCGACTTTTGACCTGAAGGTGACCTGTGTGACCTTCTGAACAGGTATGTCATGTTCCTGAAAGACTTCCtggagacagcagagcagcactTCTTCGTTGGTTTTAGGGTGCACATGTACGTGTTCACCGACCAGCCAGATAGCGTGCCCCaaatcaaaatggctgctgacagacaggtaaacagattCTAAACAAAGCAGGTGTGTTCACGCCAACCTcacctctttgtctgtctttttctcactGCTCATCTTCCTCGTCCCCGCCCAGCTGACGGTGCTACCGGTGCCCAGCTCAAAGCGTTGGCAGGAGATCTCTGCTCGGAGGATGGAGTTGATCCAGAAGCTAATTGAGGAGAAGCTTCGTAACAACATCGACTACATCTTCTGTCTGGACGTTGACTCTAAGTTCCACGGCCGCTGGGGGACTGAGTCGCTGGGCGGACTCATTGCTGTGATCCATCCAGGTCAGTAGTTGCTGCCACCTTCTGCTGTCATACCAAAAATGACCGATAAAAGCTTTATCCACAAAACAAAGATCATGACTTTAACATGTGCTCAGGGGTCCAGACATTTGAAGTTTGATCTAGCAAATCTGAGAAAATGATCCAGGTGACATTTGTTACAATGTGGacagctgtgtgtctgcaggttaCTACAGAGACAACCGCAAAAGGTTCCCTTATGAGCGGAGGCCCGAGTCCAGAGCCTACATCGCTACTGGAGAGGGCGACTTCTACTACTGTGGGGGGGCGTTTGGAGGCATGCTGCAGGAAGTCCACCAGCTCGCCAAAACCTGCCGCACTAACTTCGAGGCTGATGCCAAAGAAGGCATCGAGGCAGCCTGGCAGGAGGAGAGTCACCTGAACAGGTAGGCAGAATCGACCTGAACAGGTAGGCAGAATCGACCTGAACAGGAGTTATTGCGTGTACTCATGATATACGTCCTGTCCCTGTGTGTTCAGGTACATGTGGG is a genomic window containing:
- the LOC104931896 gene encoding globoside alpha-1,3-N-acetylgalactosaminyltransferase 1 isoform X1, giving the protein MLLNRNFLTGILLIFLLLGALYYSNYLSYSFVSVEQEELTAESRRVEVHVQSHELHMVAPDHLKYDQPSIVSGRNDVVTVTPWLAPVVWEGTFNPVLLDSIYKLQNITVAATVFAVGKYVMFLKDFLETAEQHFFVGFRVHMYVFTDQPDSVPQIKMAADRQLTVLPVPSSKRWQEISARRMELIQKLIEEKLRNNIDYIFCLDVDSKFHGRWGTESLGGLIAVIHPGYYRDNRKRFPYERRPESRAYIATGEGDFYYCGGAFGGMLQEVHQLAKTCRTNFEADAKEGIEAAWQEESHLNRYMWVNKPSKVLSPEYLWQDFKARNPEVHIIRFSGVVKNYAAIRPNVE
- the LOC104931896 gene encoding histo-blood group ABO system transferase isoform X2 — encoded protein: MLLNRNFLTGILLIFLLLGALYYSNYLSYSFVSVEQEELTAESRRVEVHVQSHELHMVAPDHLKYDQPSIVSGRNDVVTVTPWLAPVVWEGTFNPVLLDSIYKLQNITVAATVFAVGKYVMFLKDFLETAEQHFFVGFRVHMYVFTDQPDSVPQIKMAADRQLTVLPVPSSKRWQEISARRMELIQKLIEEKLRNNIDYIFCLDVDSKFHGRWGTESLGGLIAVIHPAVCLQVTTETTAKGSLMSGGPSPEPTSLLERATSTTVGGRLEACCRKSTSSPKPAALTSRLMPKKASRQPGRRRVT